The proteins below are encoded in one region of Oncorhynchus tshawytscha isolate Ot180627B linkage group LG04, Otsh_v2.0, whole genome shotgun sequence:
- the LOC112249022 gene encoding zinc finger protein 408, which translates to MMAPDLFNTRERRYTCDQCDKSFFQLYHLKKHKFTHLDLKPYLCTECGRNYSSQENFRAHLLMHKGERPFKCQQRDKSYGLKRDLKEHEVLHTGERPFVCDICGKAFARWPSVFIGRPTTLRKKITTLLSSSALSAVTNWPIQAPLGITCACTQENGLMPVSTAIRHSDSGGTFWGIYTSTQGKSLTSATIAISTSHRCLNSADTSYHTQGKSTSALYVAKPCGTPTPCGPTNVYTQGRDLTQCELCGKAYTMATKLRCHMKSHLEEKSYKCPTCGAGYTLMQSQFSHQKREDRTSGELANAPAALESSHSAYARGRPRKTPRKTEVKPWVDVPDENIESQTVVYVQAIEDLSNSGEVIVSTCDSYHDSDISPVVIEEGLEQDVGQFQLNENIIEIIVSD; encoded by the coding sequence ATGATGGCTCCAGACCTCTTTAACACCAGGGAAAGGAGGTATACATGTGACCAGTGTGACAAGAGTTTCTTTCAGCTATATCACCTGAAGAAGCACAAATTCACCCACTTGGACCTAAAGCCTTACTTATGCACAGAGTGTGGTAGGAATTACAGCTCCCAAGAGAACTTCAGGGCCCACCTTCTGATGCATAAGGGAGAGAGGCCATTCAAGTGCCAGCAGCGTGACAAGAGCTATGGCCTGAAACGGGACCTGAAGGAGCATGAAGTTCTCCATACAGGAGAGAGGCCTTTTGTCTGCGATATATGTGGGAAGGCTTTTGCCCGCTGGCCTTCAGTATTCATAGGGAGGCCCACCACGCTAAGGAAGAAAATTACCACGCTCCTAAGCTCAAGTGCCCTGTCTGCGGTAACGAACTGGCCAATTCAGGCTCCCTTAGGAATCACATGCGCTTGCACACAGGAGAACGGCCTTATGCCTGTCTCCACTGCAATAAGACATTCTGACAGCGGGGGAACCTTTTGGGGCATCTACACATCCACACAGGGGAAAAGCCTTACAAGTGCAACCATTGCAATCAGTACTTCTCACAGGTGCCTGAACTCCGCAGACACCTCATATCACACACAGGGGAAGTCTACCTCTGCCCTATATGTGGCAAAGCCTTGTGGGACCCCCACACCTTGCGGGCCCACAAACGTttacacacaggggagagaccTCACACAGTGTGAGCTGTGTGGGAAAGCCTACACCATGGCCACCAAGCTACGCTGCCACATGAAGTCCCACCTTGAGGAGAAGTCCTACAAATGTCCGACATGTGGTGCTGGCTACACACTAATGCAGAGCCAGTTCTCCCATCAAAAGAGAGAAGATAGGACATCTGGGGAGCTAGCTAATGCCCCAGCAGCTCTGGAGTCTAGCCACTCTGCCTATGCTAGAGGCAGACCTAGAAAGACCCCTCGCAAGACAGAGGTCAAGCCATGGGTCGATGTCCCTGATGAGAACATAGAGAGTCAGACAGTAGTGTATGTTCAGGCCATTGAAGACTTGTCTAATTCAGGGGAGGTTATTGTCAGCACCTGTGACTCATATCATGATAGTGACATATCTCCTGTGGTAATAGAGGAAGGTTTGGAACAGGATGTGGGCCAATTCCAGCTAAATGAGAATATCATTGAGATAATTGTCTCAGACTAA